The following are encoded in a window of Pseudomonas sp. JQ170C genomic DNA:
- a CDS encoding LuxR C-terminal-related transcriptional regulator, translated as MNTNALLTTTRFAPPRIGNQAVVREQLLEKLQRERHSRLQLITGSAGFGKTTLLAQWRQQVIRNGDQAAWLSVSPDDGVLESFCVSLMGALRQAGVPLDGDLMLLAGPEAIDTKAMAALLINALARTSGELYVMLDDFQHAVDVRIAQLMHTLIDDAPHHLHVVLASRTRPPLLLGRLRAMGELCEVDCAGLSFNFAESLAFLKAHLDQGVDLDAAHAIHDQTDGWPIGLQLMSIALKANPRKGVKSTALLPDSAALRAYLSEDVVADLPAQLFDFLQKISILRRFNVDVAAQVTDSPQAAQLIAAVEERNLFIQAVDVPGTHQWYRLHPLFIEFLTQRLQASGADVAPLHRRAAAWFEQAGLVPESLRHALHCEDFTVVVQLLERVQPSYRRVSHLSQFMRWLDHVPLAVLTRHPSLLLMGIWGAVLTVLTGKAQAWIAALESVPQSPQWAYQLRLLKASLALHADDEASCLALMQLPDDAPTLHPFQEQVRVGMTITCLALAGRYREARSVFNGADGRCLRNSSDEMALMGMNAMTSGLLLEGRVLEAERVGAAILAQAESLHGRRSVSACGSAALMAEVLYELDRLDEAREVLAHRLDILRFSTPGYMIGAALCHARLLDLQVSPRSALAYLADKETHFRTLGLDRGTARMLDEQLRIGLKCGDWRHAETLQVLLDELAQDHRGASSCDAEVMALAALSKARLALARCQPEAALQALDIVEHHAGELGRGQWRVKVELLRAFALDELDRGTEAWESLHLAVSSGYRLGLVRTLVDEGEAFQGMLAQLDLADDPVLDAYYRKLCAQLPQLPPIEADESPPVVIERITEHVALTRREQDIIDLLEQSMSNKRIALTLNLSLQTVKWNLKNIFSKFGVSSRYDAIIIARKIRSGVGIHPSTRGG; from the coding sequence ATGAACACCAATGCCCTGCTGACCACGACCCGATTCGCCCCTCCGCGTATCGGCAACCAGGCCGTGGTCCGTGAACAATTGCTGGAAAAGCTGCAGCGCGAACGCCACAGTCGCCTGCAGCTGATCACCGGCAGCGCCGGTTTCGGCAAAACCACGCTGCTGGCGCAATGGCGCCAGCAAGTGATCAGAAACGGCGATCAAGCGGCCTGGCTGTCGGTGTCGCCGGACGACGGCGTGCTGGAGTCGTTTTGCGTCAGCTTGATGGGGGCCTTGCGCCAGGCAGGCGTGCCCCTGGATGGCGACCTGATGTTGCTGGCCGGGCCCGAAGCCATTGACACCAAGGCGATGGCGGCACTGTTGATCAACGCCCTGGCGCGCACGAGCGGTGAGCTGTACGTCATGCTCGATGATTTCCAGCATGCCGTTGACGTGCGTATCGCCCAGTTGATGCACACGCTGATCGACGACGCACCGCATCACCTGCATGTGGTACTGGCATCGCGCACGCGGCCGCCCTTGCTGCTGGGGCGTCTGCGCGCCATGGGTGAGTTGTGCGAAGTGGATTGTGCCGGGCTGTCGTTCAACTTTGCGGAGTCACTGGCCTTCCTCAAGGCGCACCTGGACCAGGGCGTGGACCTGGACGCCGCCCATGCCATCCACGACCAGACCGATGGCTGGCCGATCGGCCTGCAATTGATGTCCATCGCCTTGAAGGCCAACCCGAGGAAAGGTGTCAAGAGCACCGCACTGCTGCCTGACAGTGCCGCCCTCAGAGCCTATCTGTCTGAAGATGTGGTAGCCGACTTGCCGGCGCAACTGTTCGATTTCCTGCAGAAGATTTCCATCCTCAGGCGCTTCAACGTCGATGTCGCCGCGCAGGTCACCGACTCCCCGCAGGCAGCGCAACTGATCGCGGCGGTGGAGGAGCGCAATCTGTTCATTCAGGCGGTGGATGTGCCGGGCACTCACCAGTGGTACCGGCTGCATCCGTTGTTTATCGAGTTTCTCACCCAGCGTCTGCAGGCCTCTGGTGCCGATGTCGCGCCCTTGCACCGACGCGCTGCGGCCTGGTTCGAGCAGGCCGGCCTGGTGCCGGAGTCGTTGCGCCATGCCTTGCACTGCGAGGATTTTACCGTTGTCGTGCAATTGCTGGAGCGGGTCCAGCCGTCCTACCGCCGTGTGAGCCATCTCAGCCAGTTCATGCGCTGGCTCGACCACGTGCCCTTGGCGGTGTTGACCCGACACCCGTCGCTCTTGCTCATGGGCATCTGGGGCGCGGTACTCACGGTGCTCACCGGCAAGGCACAGGCATGGATCGCCGCGCTCGAAAGCGTGCCGCAGTCACCGCAGTGGGCGTATCAACTGCGCCTGTTGAAAGCGTCACTGGCCCTGCATGCAGACGATGAAGCGAGCTGCCTGGCACTGATGCAGTTGCCCGACGATGCACCCACCCTCCATCCCTTCCAGGAGCAGGTGCGCGTAGGCATGACGATCACCTGCCTGGCACTGGCCGGGCGGTATCGCGAGGCGCGCAGCGTGTTCAATGGCGCCGACGGCCGTTGTCTGCGCAACAGCAGCGACGAAATGGCCTTGATGGGGATGAACGCCATGACCTCGGGGTTGTTGCTTGAGGGCAGGGTGCTGGAGGCTGAACGCGTGGGGGCGGCGATATTGGCCCAGGCCGAGTCTTTGCACGGCCGTCGCTCGGTGAGCGCCTGTGGCAGCGCAGCGCTCATGGCCGAGGTGTTGTATGAACTGGACCGGCTCGATGAGGCGCGCGAGGTGCTGGCCCATCGTCTGGACATTCTGCGCTTCTCCACGCCCGGCTACATGATCGGTGCGGCGCTGTGCCATGCACGCCTGCTCGATCTGCAAGTGTCGCCACGCAGCGCGCTGGCGTACCTGGCAGACAAGGAAACCCACTTCCGTACGCTGGGGCTGGACCGCGGCACGGCCAGAATGCTCGACGAGCAGTTGCGCATCGGCTTGAAGTGCGGCGACTGGCGCCATGCCGAGACCCTGCAAGTGCTGCTCGACGAGCTTGCCCAGGACCATCGCGGGGCGTCGTCCTGTGATGCGGAGGTCATGGCCCTCGCGGCCTTGTCCAAGGCGCGCCTGGCACTGGCGCGTTGCCAGCCTGAAGCGGCGTTGCAGGCGCTGGATATTGTCGAGCACCATGCCGGCGAGTTGGGCAGGGGGCAGTGGCGGGTCAAGGTCGAATTGCTCCGCGCCTTTGCCCTGGATGAGCTGGACCGTGGTACCGAGGCGTGGGAATCCTTGCATTTGGCCGTCTCGAGCGGTTACCGCCTGGGGCTGGTGCGCACCCTGGTGGATGAAGGTGAAGCGTTCCAGGGCATGCTGGCGCAACTTGACCTTGCCGACGACCCGGTCCTGGACGCGTATTACCGCAAGCTGTGCGCTCAGCTACCGCAACTGCCACCCATCGAGGCGGACGAAAGCCCGCCGGTGGTGATTGAACGGATCACTGAGCATGTGGCATTGACCCGCCGTGAGCAGGACATCATCGACCTGCTCGAGCAGTCGATGTCCAACAAGCGCATTGCCTTGACCTTGAACCTGAGCTTGCAAACGGTGAAGTGGAACCTCAAGAACATCTTCTCCAAATTCGGCGTTTCCAGCCGCTACGACGCGATCATCATCGCGCGCAAAATCAGGAGTGGGGTGGGTATTCACCCATCCACACGGGGGGGATGA